The Nocardioides houyundeii genome includes the window CCGACCCCGAGGTCTCGATCAACGCCTCGCTCTCCTCGGTGATGCCTCCCCGCGGCCGGGCGGGGTTCTTCTGCCAGTCCGGTGCGCTGGGCTCGGCCATCCTGGAGAAGGTGAACAACCGGGGCCTGGGGCTGACCACCTTCGTCAGTGCCGGCAACCGTGCCGACGTCTCCGGCAACGACCTGCTGCAGTACTGGGAGGAGGACGACTCCACCGAGGTCGTCCTGCTCTACCTGGAGTCCATCGGCAACCCCCGCAAGTTCTCCCGGATCGCGCGTCGGGTCTCCCGGCGCAAGCCGATCATCGCCGTGCGGTCCGGCCGCACCACCCAGGGTGTGCCCATGGGGCACGCGGTGCGCAAGATCGCCGCCCCCTCGCAGTCGGTGGACGCCATGTTCCGGCAGGCCGGGGTGATCCAGGTCGACACCCTGGAGGAGATGTTCGACGTCGCCCAGCTGTTGGCGCACCAGCCGCTGCCCCGCGGCCGCCGGGTCGCGGTCGTGGGCAACTCCGACGCCCTCGGCCTGCTGGCCGCGGACGCGGCCGCCGGCGCCGGCCTCGTGGTCAACAAGCAGGTGGCGCTGGGTGCGGAGGCCACGGCCGAGGACTTCGAGGACGCGCTGGACGCCGCCATCGACGACCCCGAGGTCGACGCGGTCGCCGCCATCTACATTCCGCCGCTCAACGTCAGCGGCGAGGACGTGGCCAACGTGCTCGCCGCCATCGGCGAGCAGTCGGACAAGCCCCTGGTCTCCACGTTCCTGGGGGCCGAGGGGGTGCCCGAGCTGCTGCGGGTCCCCGACGTCGCGGGCTCCACGGCCGGCCGCGGCTCGGTGCCGTCGTACCCGGCGGTCGAGGCCGCGGTCCGGGCCCTGGCCCGCGTCGTGGAGTACGCGATGTGGCTGCGCACCCCGGACAACCCGCCCGGCGACCTCGAGCTGGTGGACCGACCGGCGGCCAAGAAGTTGGTCGCCGAGCTGCTGATCGAGCACCCCACGGGGCGCGACCTCAGCGACGCCGAGCAGTTCGAGCTGCTCGCCTGCTACGGCATCGACCTGTGGCGCACCCGCCCGGTGAGCTCGCTGGAGGAGGCACGCGCCGCCGGTGCCGAGCTGGGCTGGGACGTCGTGCTGAAGGCGACCGCTCCGCACCTGCGCGACCGCCCCGACCTCGCGCACGTGTGGCGCAACATCGACTCCCCGGCCCAGATGGACGACGCGTGGAAGTCGCTGCGCGAGGTGATCACCGATCCCGGCAAGGCGGGCTTCGTGGTGCAGCGCAACGCGCCGCCCGGCGTCCCGGTGGCCGTGGCCAGCATCGAGGACCCGCTGTTCGGTCCGGTGATCTCGTTCGGCATCGGTGGCCCGCTCACCGAGCTGCTCGGGGACCGTGCCTTCCGCATCCCGCCGTTGGCCGAGCACGACGCCCAGGACATGGTCCGCGAGATCAAGGCGTCCCCCCTGCTCTTCGGCTACCGGGGGAGCGAGATCGTGGACGTGGAGGAGGTGGAGAGGATCGTGAGGCGGGTCGCGCAGCTGCAGTACGACGTGCCCCAGATCCGCTCCCTCTCGCTGCCCCTGGTGCTGGCCGGCCAGAGCGGGTGCGCCGTGCTGGGCTCGACCATCCGGATCGAGCCCGTCCTGGACCCGCGCTCGGACTGGTTCGTCCGGCGACTGAGCTCGATGCCGGGGGACACGCTTCCCGACTGAGGCCCGCGCCCTCGGTGGCCACTAGGATCACGGCCGTGCTGGTCTCCGATGCTCATCGCTTCCTCTTCGTGCACGTGCAGAAGACGGGCGGCGTCAGCGTGGAGCACCTGGTCCGGTCCCACCTGCCCGAGGTGCGCGGCATCGACGGCCTCACCCGGCACGCCCGACTCGGGCAGATCCTGGCCGCCGAGCCCGACCTGGTCGACTACTGGACGGTGGGGTTCGTGCGCAACCCCTGGGCCCGTCTGGTCTCCTGGTACGGCATGGTCCAGCGCTTCCGACGCCTGGCCGAGCAGGGCCGGCCCAAGGCGCAGCGGTTCCTCGCCGGAGAGGGGTTCATGGCCCGGGTGGCACGCGACTACGCCGACTTCGACGCGTTCGTGCTGCGCGGCCCCGACGACTGGCCCCGGCTGCGCACGCCGCAGGTCGCCTACCTCACCGCCGAGGGGCGTACGGCGGACTTCGTGGGCCGCACCGAGAGCTTCGACGCCGACGTCCGCACGGTGATGGTGCGGCTCGGTCTCTCGGACCAGGCGCCGATCCCGCGCGACAACGCGGCCCCGCCCCGCGACTACCGCCGTGACTACTCGCCCCTGACCCGGGACCGGGTCGCCGAGGTCTTCGCCGCGGACCTGAGGGCCTTCGACTACACCTTCTAGACCGCCGCGCAGCCCTACGGCCCGCCGCGTGACAGACTGCTCCCATGCGCAGCAGGACGCCCGAGCACGCTCCGGCCGAGAAGGACCATGCCCGCGAGCTGCGGTCGGCGATCGACCGCACCGGCTACTACCCCGAGGTGGTCTCCGACGGCGTCTTCGCCGCGCTCGGCGGAGAGCGGGTGGCCGCGTTCTACGTCCACCACGAGCCGACGTTCGAGCACGACGAGGTGCGCCGCCACCTGACGGTGGTGGTGCTGACCCCCACGCGGCTGCTGCTCGCGCACACCGACGAGCACCCGGGCGACGACATGCTGCCCGAGCCCTACACCTCCACCTCCACCGAGGCGATCACGCTGGCCTCGGTCCGGTCGGTGGTGGTGACCCGGATGGTGGCCAACCCCACCTCCGGTCCCGCGCCCGCCGCCGAGGCGGTGCTCACCATCGGCTGGGGTGGCGTCAGCCGGATCGACCTGGAGCCCGCCGCGTGCGCGGACCCGGCGTGCGAGGCCGACCACGGCTACACCGGGGTGCTGGCCGGCGACGACTTCTCGCTGCGGGTCTCTGCCGCTGCGGAGGGCCGGGACGCGGTCTCGGGCCTGCTGGCGTTCGCGGAGGCGCTCTCCGCCCGCACCCGCGGCGCATGAGTCCCGGAGCTCCGGGCCCGAGTGCGCCGGAGTTCGTCGAGCCGGCCTACGGGACGAGATCGCTGGGCGACGTCGTGCCCGCCGTCGCCCAGGCACTGGGGGTGCCTCTGCCGGGGGCGACCACCCGGATGGTGCTGCCCGAGGCACCGGCCTACGTGGTGTTCCTGGTCGACGGGCTGGGCGCCGAGCTGCTGCGCCGCTACGCCCACGCCGCGCCGTTCCTGGCCTCGCTGCTGGCCGAGCAGGCCACCGGCACCGCGGGCGTCCCCTCGACGACCGCCACCAGTCTCACCTCCCTGGGCACCGGGCTGGCCCCGGGGACCCACGGCCTGGTGGGGTTCACCAGCCGCATCCCCGGCACGGACCGCCTGCTCAACGCGCTGACCTGGGACAAGGCCGTCGACCCGGTGGACTGGCAGCCGCACCCCACGGCGTTCTCCCGGCTGGTCTCCGCGGGCGTGGCCACGACGGTGGTCAACAAGCGTGACTTCGTGCGCAGCGGGCTCACCATGGCCGCCCACCGGGGCGCGGAGTACGTCGGCGCCGACCGGGTGGGGGAGCGCATCGCCGCCGTGCTGGCGGCCTCGGCCCCGCGTCCCTCGCTGACCTATGTCTACGACTCCGACCTGGACTGGACCGGGCACAAGTTCGGCGTCTCCTCCACCCAGTGGCTCCAGCAG containing:
- a CDS encoding DUF5998 family protein encodes the protein MRSRTPEHAPAEKDHARELRSAIDRTGYYPEVVSDGVFAALGGERVAAFYVHHEPTFEHDEVRRHLTVVVLTPTRLLLAHTDEHPGDDMLPEPYTSTSTEAITLASVRSVVVTRMVANPTSGPAPAAEAVLTIGWGGVSRIDLEPAACADPACEADHGYTGVLAGDDFSLRVSAAAEGRDAVSGLLAFAEALSARTRGA
- a CDS encoding bifunctional GNAT family N-acetyltransferase/acetate--CoA ligase family protein, which codes for MSHAETGTLMTDPPKHWEADVLLRDGRTAHIRPIRAADAELMVEFYSRVSDQSKYYRFFAPMPKLSDKDVARFTQVDFVGRVAFVLLVGGKMIAVGRYDTVAPGEAEVAFLVEDKHQGRGIGQLLLEHLAQAGRERGIERFVAEVLPDNHPMIRTFKDAGYQVASQYDDGLVSLEFSIDPTETALDVMEQREHRAESASIEKFFNPRSVAVIGASRRQDTIGQALVRNLVLGDFTGRVYAVNPTADAVSGLPAYSSVAEIPGEVDVAIVAVPADAVQDVVLDCAAKGVHGLVVISSGFAETGEEGRRRQRQLVGLSRSYGLRLIGPNCLGVINTDPEVSINASLSSVMPPRGRAGFFCQSGALGSAILEKVNNRGLGLTTFVSAGNRADVSGNDLLQYWEEDDSTEVVLLYLESIGNPRKFSRIARRVSRRKPIIAVRSGRTTQGVPMGHAVRKIAAPSQSVDAMFRQAGVIQVDTLEEMFDVAQLLAHQPLPRGRRVAVVGNSDALGLLAADAAAGAGLVVNKQVALGAEATAEDFEDALDAAIDDPEVDAVAAIYIPPLNVSGEDVANVLAAIGEQSDKPLVSTFLGAEGVPELLRVPDVAGSTAGRGSVPSYPAVEAAVRALARVVEYAMWLRTPDNPPGDLELVDRPAAKKLVAELLIEHPTGRDLSDAEQFELLACYGIDLWRTRPVSSLEEARAAGAELGWDVVLKATAPHLRDRPDLAHVWRNIDSPAQMDDAWKSLREVITDPGKAGFVVQRNAPPGVPVAVASIEDPLFGPVISFGIGGPLTELLGDRAFRIPPLAEHDAQDMVREIKASPLLFGYRGSEIVDVEEVERIVRRVAQLQYDVPQIRSLSLPLVLAGQSGCAVLGSTIRIEPVLDPRSDWFVRRLSSMPGDTLPD
- a CDS encoding alkaline phosphatase family protein, encoding MSPGAPGPSAPEFVEPAYGTRSLGDVVPAVAQALGVPLPGATTRMVLPEAPAYVVFLVDGLGAELLRRYAHAAPFLASLLAEQATGTAGVPSTTATSLTSLGTGLAPGTHGLVGFTSRIPGTDRLLNALTWDKAVDPVDWQPHPTAFSRLVSAGVATTVVNKRDFVRSGLTMAAHRGAEYVGADRVGERIAAVLAASAPRPSLTYVYDSDLDWTGHKFGVSSTQWLQQLSMVDAEAEQLREALPPQVRLLVLADHGMVDSPVQAHIDVDEHLGLRDGVALLGGEARFRHLYCARGAVDDVVATWRETVGEAAEVLTRDEAVRRGWFGAADPSVLPRIGDVLVACRGTSAIMSTADFPYEKTLIGLHGSLTPAEMLIPMLVV
- a CDS encoding sulfotransferase family 2 domain-containing protein; this encodes MLVSDAHRFLFVHVQKTGGVSVEHLVRSHLPEVRGIDGLTRHARLGQILAAEPDLVDYWTVGFVRNPWARLVSWYGMVQRFRRLAEQGRPKAQRFLAGEGFMARVARDYADFDAFVLRGPDDWPRLRTPQVAYLTAEGRTADFVGRTESFDADVRTVMVRLGLSDQAPIPRDNAAPPRDYRRDYSPLTRDRVAEVFAADLRAFDYTF